A single window of Archangium gephyra DNA harbors:
- a CDS encoding YfhO family protein has protein sequence MPALTGTLALGLTGYMAGLGNFGPLVSGWTWTPWLLVVLQSQFLPLRRLAVLSLLIAAQLVSGDPQSGLYSALVAATYVAWFPGRKERLVALAGAGALGLLLAGVQVFPTLELLAESTRGGPGVGYLASWNLHPVRMFELVFPYPFGEYLGVPQFWAWFMVKGPGSIPFALSIYLGVTVLVLAVLGARKDRLTGFALSLCALGLLLALGERSPVSFLLEQPPFRFFRYPEKYVVLVVLGCAVLAASGARALVTGPSRRRLMALGVAAGLMAVALLFTGAATETARELFASLLQAASTRAEPSGPLENAARSVGTALLFTALMLGLAVLALRKPGSRAVAVGALALVAGDLLWTARKTVWLGPASLYQEPALAARLRELAGSPPTRLFRMDRALKASAPPSRDLEGLVHLREWEQGTLKSNLSGVFGLEEVTSYSAVDLRRWTGLMGVLARRPQKVAELYAGCLLLTSPQAAQAMGPGEQVLLTEPSLGLAVTKLSECPQRLRTVTRTTAVASLEEALARLGSGNVDTRQEALVEEGTSSTYGPAKVGSVELGPRSARARVTASAGGTFLVFATTAYPGWTAAVDGNEVPVRIVNGALMGLEVPEGSHQVELSFTDPGFHSGLQATLAGVLVLVLLVLVSRRGQDARTQEPAPA, from the coding sequence TTGCCCGCCCTCACCGGCACGCTCGCCCTCGGGCTCACCGGCTACATGGCCGGACTGGGCAACTTCGGACCGCTCGTCTCGGGATGGACCTGGACGCCCTGGCTGCTCGTCGTCCTCCAGTCCCAGTTCCTCCCCTTGCGCAGGCTGGCCGTCCTCTCCCTCCTCATCGCCGCGCAGCTCGTGTCGGGAGATCCCCAATCCGGGCTCTACTCGGCGCTCGTGGCCGCGACGTACGTGGCGTGGTTCCCCGGCCGCAAGGAGCGGCTGGTGGCGCTCGCGGGCGCCGGTGCGCTCGGGCTGCTGCTCGCCGGTGTGCAGGTGTTTCCCACCCTCGAGCTGCTGGCGGAGTCCACCCGCGGCGGCCCCGGGGTCGGCTACCTCGCGAGCTGGAACCTGCACCCGGTGCGGATGTTCGAGCTCGTCTTCCCCTACCCCTTCGGCGAGTACCTGGGCGTGCCGCAGTTCTGGGCCTGGTTCATGGTGAAGGGACCGGGCTCCATTCCCTTCGCCCTCAGCATCTACCTGGGTGTCACGGTGCTCGTGCTCGCCGTGCTGGGCGCGAGGAAGGACCGGCTCACCGGCTTCGCGCTCAGCCTGTGCGCGCTGGGCCTGCTGCTGGCCCTGGGTGAACGCTCCCCGGTGTCCTTCCTGCTCGAGCAGCCCCCGTTCCGCTTCTTCCGCTACCCGGAGAAGTACGTCGTCCTGGTGGTGCTCGGGTGCGCGGTGCTGGCCGCGTCCGGCGCGAGGGCGCTCGTCACCGGCCCCTCGCGGAGGCGGTTGATGGCCCTGGGCGTGGCCGCGGGCCTCATGGCGGTGGCCCTCCTGTTCACCGGGGCCGCGACGGAGACGGCCCGGGAGCTCTTCGCCTCCCTCCTCCAGGCGGCCAGCACCCGGGCCGAGCCGAGTGGCCCCCTGGAGAACGCGGCACGCTCGGTGGGCACCGCGCTGCTCTTCACGGCCTTGATGCTGGGGCTCGCGGTGCTGGCGCTCCGCAAGCCCGGCAGCCGCGCCGTGGCCGTGGGAGCACTCGCGCTGGTGGCGGGAGATCTGCTCTGGACGGCGCGCAAGACGGTGTGGCTCGGACCGGCCTCGCTCTACCAGGAGCCAGCGCTGGCGGCACGGCTCCGGGAGCTGGCGGGCTCACCCCCGACGCGGTTGTTCCGCATGGACAGGGCGCTCAAGGCCTCCGCGCCCCCGAGCCGGGACCTCGAGGGGCTCGTCCACCTGCGCGAGTGGGAGCAAGGGACGCTCAAGAGCAACCTCTCCGGCGTCTTCGGGCTCGAGGAGGTCACCAGCTACAGCGCGGTGGACTTGCGGCGCTGGACGGGACTGATGGGGGTGCTCGCGCGGCGGCCGCAGAAGGTGGCGGAGCTCTACGCGGGCTGCCTGCTGCTGACGTCGCCCCAGGCGGCGCAGGCCATGGGCCCGGGCGAGCAGGTGCTCCTGACCGAACCCTCCCTGGGGCTCGCGGTGACGAAGCTCTCCGAGTGTCCCCAGCGCCTGCGGACGGTGACGCGCACCACCGCGGTGGCCAGCCTGGAGGAGGCCCTCGCGCGCCTGGGCTCCGGGAACGTCGACACGCGCCAGGAGGCGCTCGTGGAGGAAGGCACGTCGAGCACCTACGGGCCCGCCAAGGTGGGGAGCGTGGAGCTCGGTCCGCGGAGCGCCCGGGCCCGGGTGACGGCCTCGGCGGGAGGCACCTTCCTCGTCTTCGCGACCACCGCCTACCCGGGCTGGACGGCGGCCGTGGATGGGAACGAGGTGCCCGTGCGCATCGTCAACGGCGCGCTCATGGGCCTCGAGGTGCCGGAGGGCTCGCACCAGGTGGAGCTCTCCTTCACGGACCCGGGCTTCCACTCGGGGCTCCAGGCGACGCTCGCGGGCGTGCTGGTGCTCGTGCTCCTGGTGCTCGTCTCGAGGCGTGGCCAGGACGCCCGCACGCAGGAGCCCGCGCCGGCTTGA
- a CDS encoding CHAT domain-containing protein, with product MVLSRKWLEVELERSDTGVRAAAQGSRGEHPVPHLLPAVTLEQLSRFATLAEKAAARAEPLGEGLKQAQIFYQALFQQGLEEVLFRLREASGDEQVLLRLMIHDAALQAFPWEALCEPETTLSFLGSSPDVLLVRGVRSTDPWQPREVEGAVRVLAIAPSAESALTGLRAALHDSIESGEIEWLDPLVGARARLPYLFDGLKRGPTPHIIHFIGHGSVDEKGAPQLLFEDAEGQEVGVSVELLAQQLRTDFRRDLRLIVLDACEGARPGVLASAAEWLARTGADAVVAHLWPVKADLARVCSRAFYQALTNASSSRGDVARSLQDARLTVLGAFQGSAEAFSPVLYLRGQDSTLFDFQRRKVAPPRITHSPVRANEPAPPALSHLLERPFTLLLGDSLPEQSTLFEGFRTLLREKIEENVGAVPPGLSMSALAQRYALCFGEENLFYEFQNMFGHAADSLSFLRGMAREIPPGVHITLLRFPLLEIALADSQPERRIHVIQPPGPGGGDIPTVMRHEPGEQRWTQLMEVPESFDPQREIIVLRLYRGYLPPNLFNRPMLTEDDYLLGIGELKDILSSPDLADLLLSVLNTRPAFLLGLSIWTWHHRMLLYRLFGKRPLPLGSLVVLDPAEAERTMWLRGQSLPGRQGVQVLEMSTAELMAYFQEPPVQEAIR from the coding sequence ATGGTGCTTTCCAGGAAATGGTTGGAGGTCGAGCTCGAGCGGAGCGATACCGGAGTACGCGCCGCCGCTCAGGGCAGCCGGGGTGAGCACCCCGTTCCCCATCTCCTCCCGGCCGTCACCCTGGAGCAGTTGAGCCGTTTCGCCACGCTGGCCGAGAAGGCCGCCGCTCGTGCCGAGCCCCTGGGGGAGGGCCTGAAGCAGGCGCAGATCTTCTACCAGGCGCTTTTCCAGCAGGGCCTCGAGGAGGTGCTGTTCCGGCTGCGGGAGGCCTCGGGCGACGAGCAGGTCCTCCTGCGGTTGATGATTCACGATGCCGCGCTCCAGGCCTTCCCCTGGGAGGCGCTCTGCGAGCCGGAGACGACCCTGTCCTTCCTGGGCAGCTCGCCGGATGTGCTCCTGGTCCGCGGCGTGCGCTCGACGGACCCCTGGCAACCCCGGGAGGTGGAGGGCGCGGTGCGCGTCCTGGCCATCGCGCCCTCGGCCGAGTCGGCCCTCACGGGGCTCCGGGCCGCCCTCCATGACAGCATCGAGTCCGGGGAGATCGAGTGGTTGGATCCGCTCGTGGGCGCGCGGGCCCGGCTGCCCTACCTCTTCGACGGGCTGAAGCGCGGGCCCACGCCCCACATCATCCACTTCATCGGGCACGGGAGTGTCGATGAGAAGGGCGCCCCGCAACTCCTGTTCGAGGATGCCGAGGGCCAGGAGGTGGGGGTGTCGGTGGAGCTGCTGGCCCAGCAGCTGAGGACGGACTTCCGCAGGGACCTGCGCCTCATCGTGCTCGACGCCTGCGAGGGCGCCAGACCCGGAGTCCTGGCCAGCGCGGCGGAGTGGCTCGCGCGCACGGGCGCCGACGCGGTCGTCGCCCACCTGTGGCCGGTCAAGGCCGACCTCGCCCGCGTCTGCTCGCGGGCCTTCTACCAGGCCCTCACGAACGCCTCTTCCTCTCGAGGCGACGTGGCTCGCAGCCTCCAGGACGCGAGGCTCACGGTGCTCGGCGCCTTCCAGGGCAGCGCCGAGGCCTTCTCTCCGGTGCTCTACCTGCGAGGCCAGGACTCCACCCTGTTCGACTTCCAGCGCCGCAAGGTGGCGCCTCCGCGCATCACGCACTCGCCGGTCCGGGCGAACGAGCCCGCGCCTCCCGCCCTGTCCCATCTGCTGGAGCGGCCCTTCACCCTGTTGCTGGGCGACAGCCTGCCCGAGCAGAGCACCCTGTTCGAGGGCTTCCGCACGCTGCTCCGCGAGAAGATCGAGGAGAACGTGGGCGCCGTCCCCCCCGGCCTCTCCATGAGCGCCCTCGCCCAGCGCTATGCGCTGTGCTTCGGCGAGGAGAACCTGTTCTACGAGTTCCAGAACATGTTCGGCCATGCCGCCGACTCGCTGTCCTTCCTCCGGGGGATGGCGCGCGAGATTCCCCCCGGCGTCCACATCACGCTGCTGCGCTTCCCCCTGCTGGAGATCGCCCTCGCCGACAGCCAGCCGGAGCGGCGCATCCACGTCATCCAGCCCCCCGGTCCGGGGGGCGGAGACATACCCACCGTGATGAGACATGAGCCCGGCGAGCAGCGGTGGACCCAGCTCATGGAGGTCCCCGAGTCGTTCGATCCGCAGCGGGAGATCATCGTGCTGCGGCTCTACCGGGGCTACCTGCCTCCCAACCTCTTCAACCGGCCCATGCTCACCGAGGACGACTACCTCCTGGGGATCGGCGAGCTGAAGGACATCCTCTCCTCGCCGGATCTCGCCGACCTGCTGCTGAGCGTGCTGAACACCCGGCCCGCCTTCCTGTTGGGCTTGTCGATCTGGACCTGGCACCACCGGATGTTGCTCTACCGGCTCTTCGGCAAGCGGCCCCTGCCCCTGGGCAGCCTGGTGGTGCTCGATCCCGCCGAGGCCGAGCGCACGATGTGGCTGCGCGGGCAGAGCCTGCCCGGCAGGCAGGGCGTCCAGGTGCTCGAGATGAGCACGGCCGAGCTGATGGCCTACTTCCAGGAGCCGCCTGTCCAGGAGGCCATCCGATGA
- a CDS encoding lysophospholipid acyltransferase family protein: protein MFYSIVRAVVALALRLFYRVKVNAPPAEPEGPVMFVGNHPNGLIDPALVFILTRRHVTFLAKEPLFRLPVIGWLLKGLGALPVYRKQDDPSQMGKNEGTLDAARGALVAGRAITLFPEGKSHSEPSLAELKTGAARIALGAAKQGAPVRIVPVGLTYADKHLFHSEVLIEMGSPIEVTDFLPADAAAESESVRRLTERIAEGLRSVTLNLDKWEDLPLIQLAEQLFAFRKKEARDTERLRNWARGLQLFRSEQPERFERVRGEMVSFLRRLELVRADPTDLALEYRTGPVARFVVKNLLLLAFGLPLFALGLGLFYVPYLLPRWASRKAELDIQATVKFLVALVTSLVWWGALTVGAWLWRGAPLGLPVLLGVPPLALFTLYFSDRWQVLLHDVAVFFTLGSRGRLKARLLTEGERLAAEVEQLAGEYQPRLDQGGAHLAVVAGR, encoded by the coding sequence GTGTTCTACAGCATCGTGCGTGCGGTGGTGGCCCTGGCGTTGCGGCTCTTCTACCGGGTGAAGGTGAATGCGCCCCCGGCCGAGCCCGAGGGCCCGGTCATGTTCGTGGGCAACCATCCCAATGGACTCATCGACCCGGCCCTCGTCTTCATCCTCACGCGCCGGCACGTGACGTTCCTGGCCAAGGAGCCGCTCTTCCGCCTTCCCGTCATCGGCTGGCTGCTCAAGGGGCTCGGGGCGCTGCCGGTGTACCGCAAGCAGGATGACCCCTCGCAGATGGGCAAGAACGAGGGGACGCTGGACGCGGCGCGCGGGGCGCTGGTCGCGGGCCGGGCCATCACCCTCTTTCCCGAGGGCAAGAGCCACTCGGAGCCCTCGCTGGCGGAGCTGAAGACGGGCGCGGCGCGCATCGCGCTCGGGGCGGCGAAGCAGGGGGCTCCGGTGCGCATCGTCCCGGTGGGCCTCACGTACGCGGACAAGCACCTGTTCCACAGCGAGGTGCTCATCGAGATGGGCTCGCCCATCGAGGTGACGGACTTCCTGCCGGCGGACGCGGCGGCGGAGAGCGAATCGGTGCGCCGGCTCACCGAGCGCATCGCCGAGGGGCTCCGCTCCGTCACGCTCAACCTGGACAAGTGGGAGGATCTGCCGCTCATCCAGCTGGCCGAGCAGCTCTTCGCCTTCCGGAAGAAGGAGGCGAGGGATACCGAGCGGCTGCGCAACTGGGCGCGGGGCCTGCAACTCTTCCGCTCCGAGCAGCCCGAGCGCTTCGAGCGGGTGCGGGGAGAGATGGTGTCCTTCCTGCGCCGGCTGGAGCTGGTGCGGGCGGACCCCACGGACCTGGCGCTGGAGTACCGGACGGGCCCGGTGGCGCGCTTCGTGGTGAAGAACCTGCTGCTGCTGGCGTTCGGCCTGCCGCTGTTCGCCCTGGGGCTGGGGCTCTTCTACGTGCCGTACCTCCTGCCGAGGTGGGCCAGCCGCAAGGCCGAGCTGGACATCCAGGCGACGGTGAAGTTCCTCGTGGCGCTGGTGACGTCGCTGGTGTGGTGGGGGGCGCTGACGGTGGGGGCGTGGCTGTGGCGCGGGGCGCCGCTGGGGCTGCCGGTGCTGCTGGGCGTGCCGCCGCTGGCGCTCTTCACGCTGTACTTCTCCGATCGCTGGCAGGTGTTGCTCCATGACGTGGCCGTGTTCTTCACGCTGGGCAGCCGGGGACGGCTCAAGGCGCGGCTGCTCACCGAGGGCGAGCGGCTGGCGGCCGAGGTGGAGCAGCTGGCCGGGGAGTACCAGCCGCGACTGGACCAGGGCGGAGCGCACTTAGCTGTGGTAGCAGGACGGTGA
- a CDS encoding DUF3857 domain-containing transglutaminase family protein yields MSAASSAPLRLARLCASLVLLGLSLGPAAPASASPEAPEASAPSFDVRPPAAWVRKLSIEARDEHPTGGSQGGVRYPLMDIQTRVSARTLERYGHYTRQVLNEGGISDAAEISVSFDPTYERLTLHGVWLHRGSERLDVFEPAAVKVIQQEHELAQRLYNGTLSALIFVRDVRVGDTLEYAYTVEGRNPVFGDRFTGGLYTSHSVAVGHMYQRLLWPRKRTLHVKNHGTDLQPTVKDSGEEREYVWEQRDVPALDIDDALPPWYEPWPTIQLSEYESWRDVARWAVPLYQPPSPLPPALAKEVERLRSEHPTPSARLLAALRFVQDHVRYLGLELGPNSHRPHAPEEVLAQRFGDCKDKSLLLVTLLRGLGIEARTALVNTELQRTLDTRLPSPGVFDHVIVQVRLDGEEYWMDPTATLERGPLSEQRTQPYGRALLIDESTEALTPIPAPEAPEPTMELEEHYVEGAGKSGMGTTLTVTTRWRGQQANDMRRTLATTVLKDLERESLNYYARTDPGIRAMAPMTVADDPEHNVLTLVESYAINDFWKEGLRDFDGWSVVTYLKRPRIARRTMPLAVGHPVHVHHRVRFELNKSISLSGSNEGEVDGPAGHFEYEYQLENGGRLLQLDFRYQSVADAVEPARLTEHLDALDQMHAHLGFQVARDGGGRDMRAMAAFLWPWLVGGLGVGALFIFLGSNPRGRLAELRAWRRKRAFSRKFETGAGETPSQAIVLATEAEVPSEAARLRCECGASGSAEAHPLRTEELVLGEQRLMVAKWNCVRCGRARHAYFAKSGARAA; encoded by the coding sequence ATGTCCGCCGCCTCCTCCGCCCCGCTCCGGCTCGCGAGACTCTGCGCGTCCCTCGTCCTCCTGGGCCTCTCCCTGGGTCCGGCTGCACCGGCCAGCGCGTCGCCAGAAGCCCCCGAGGCATCCGCTCCCTCCTTCGACGTCCGCCCGCCCGCGGCCTGGGTGCGGAAGCTCTCCATCGAGGCGCGGGACGAACACCCCACGGGCGGCTCGCAGGGCGGGGTGCGCTACCCGCTGATGGACATCCAGACGCGCGTGAGCGCCCGGACATTGGAGCGCTACGGCCACTACACGCGGCAGGTCCTCAACGAGGGCGGAATCAGCGACGCCGCGGAGATCTCCGTGAGCTTCGATCCCACCTACGAGCGGCTGACCCTCCATGGGGTGTGGCTGCACCGTGGGAGCGAGCGGCTCGACGTGTTCGAGCCCGCGGCCGTCAAGGTCATCCAGCAGGAGCACGAGCTGGCGCAGCGGCTCTACAACGGCACGCTCTCCGCCCTCATCTTCGTGCGGGACGTGCGCGTGGGCGACACGCTCGAGTACGCCTATACGGTGGAGGGCCGCAATCCCGTGTTCGGGGACCGTTTCACCGGCGGGCTCTACACGAGCCACAGCGTGGCCGTGGGGCACATGTACCAGCGGCTGTTGTGGCCCAGGAAGCGCACGCTCCACGTGAAGAATCACGGCACGGACCTCCAGCCCACCGTGAAGGACTCGGGCGAGGAGCGCGAGTATGTCTGGGAGCAGCGCGACGTGCCGGCGCTCGACATCGATGACGCCCTGCCGCCCTGGTACGAGCCCTGGCCGACCATCCAGCTCAGCGAGTACGAGAGCTGGCGGGACGTGGCGCGCTGGGCGGTACCCCTCTACCAGCCACCCTCGCCCCTGCCCCCGGCACTGGCGAAGGAGGTGGAGCGGCTGCGCTCCGAGCACCCCACCCCGTCCGCTCGCCTGCTGGCCGCGCTGCGCTTCGTGCAGGACCACGTGCGCTACCTGGGCCTGGAGCTGGGGCCCAACTCGCACCGCCCCCATGCGCCCGAGGAGGTGCTCGCGCAGCGCTTCGGCGACTGCAAGGACAAGTCCCTGCTGCTCGTCACGCTGCTGCGGGGCCTGGGCATCGAGGCGCGCACGGCCCTGGTGAACACGGAATTGCAGCGCACGTTGGACACGCGGCTGCCCTCGCCTGGCGTGTTCGATCACGTCATCGTCCAGGTGCGGCTGGACGGCGAGGAGTACTGGATGGACCCCACCGCCACGCTGGAGCGGGGCCCCCTCTCCGAGCAGCGCACCCAGCCCTATGGCCGGGCCCTGCTCATCGACGAGTCCACCGAGGCGCTGACGCCCATCCCCGCCCCCGAGGCCCCCGAGCCCACGATGGAGCTGGAGGAGCACTACGTCGAGGGCGCGGGCAAGAGCGGCATGGGGACGACCCTCACCGTGACGACGCGCTGGCGGGGACAGCAGGCCAACGACATGCGCCGCACGCTCGCCACCACGGTCTTGAAGGACCTGGAGCGCGAGTCCCTCAACTACTACGCCCGCACGGATCCAGGGATTCGCGCCATGGCGCCGATGACGGTGGCGGACGACCCGGAGCACAACGTGCTGACCCTGGTGGAGAGCTACGCCATCAACGACTTCTGGAAGGAGGGACTGCGGGACTTCGACGGCTGGAGCGTGGTGACGTACCTGAAGCGGCCGCGCATCGCCCGGCGCACCATGCCGCTGGCCGTCGGGCATCCCGTCCACGTGCACCACCGGGTGCGCTTCGAGCTGAACAAGTCCATCTCCCTCAGCGGCTCCAACGAGGGCGAGGTGGACGGACCCGCGGGCCACTTCGAGTACGAGTACCAGCTCGAAAACGGGGGCCGGCTGTTGCAGCTCGACTTCCGCTACCAGAGCGTGGCGGACGCAGTGGAGCCCGCCCGGCTCACCGAGCACCTCGACGCGCTCGACCAGATGCACGCGCACCTCGGCTTCCAGGTAGCGCGCGACGGAGGCGGCCGGGACATGAGAGCGATGGCGGCGTTCCTCTGGCCCTGGCTCGTGGGCGGGCTGGGCGTGGGCGCGCTCTTCATCTTCCTGGGCAGCAACCCCCGCGGCAGGCTGGCGGAGCTGCGCGCGTGGAGGCGCAAGCGGGCGTTCTCTCGCAAGTTCGAGACGGGTGCCGGAGAGACTCCCTCGCAGGCCATCGTGCTCGCCACCGAGGCGGAGGTGCCCTCGGAGGCCGCGCGGCTGCGCTGTGAGTGCGGTGCCAGTGGCTCGGCCGAGGCCCACCCCCTTCGCACCGAGGAGCTCGTCCTGGGTGAGCAGCGCCTCATGGTGGCGAAATGGAATTGCGTCCGCTGTGGCCGCGCACGCCATGCCTACTTCGCGAAGTCGGGCGCACGCGCGGCCTGA
- a CDS encoding CotH kinase family protein → MALLSVLGACTRVQETPPDAQVPEHVRGEALPFPPRELPHDWHAFDTRFLHYVSIQVAPEYIDALEYDHEQRIPCDLSINGVAIHNAGIRQKGSWGSGSTLSGKPGWSLKFDEFVKGQRYQGLDRLLLNNASQDRGLLNEHLAYELYRHAGLAAPRTAHALVVLNGKFYGFYVVREAYDKRALRGMFGNGSGNLYEGPCCVDFAAPLGSPALLDLKDEQEEGRTREDLRALAAIVETAPDDTLEQKLEAVLDVDAFLTGYALEVALAHWDGYALNLNNYYVYHRPRDGRFVFLPHGMDQLMDRPDLDPFQVPRSRLAQRVREHPSLNARFLARLSTVLREVWSDAAMQARADAVHAVITSAPRDDPRVRVELEDFQARFPLQLELFRGRRVLLEGLLPPSEP, encoded by the coding sequence GTGGCGCTGCTCTCGGTCCTGGGGGCCTGTACCCGGGTACAAGAGACTCCGCCGGACGCCCAGGTGCCGGAGCACGTGCGGGGTGAGGCCTTGCCGTTTCCTCCCCGTGAGCTCCCGCACGACTGGCACGCCTTCGACACCCGCTTCCTCCACTACGTCTCCATCCAGGTGGCGCCTGAGTACATCGACGCCCTGGAGTACGACCACGAGCAGCGCATCCCCTGTGACCTCTCCATCAACGGGGTCGCGATACACAACGCGGGCATCCGCCAGAAGGGCAGCTGGGGCTCGGGGTCCACCCTGTCCGGCAAGCCCGGCTGGAGTCTGAAGTTCGACGAGTTCGTCAAAGGCCAGCGCTACCAGGGGCTGGACAGGCTGCTGCTGAACAACGCTAGCCAGGACCGCGGCCTGCTCAACGAGCACCTCGCGTACGAGCTCTACCGCCATGCGGGACTCGCGGCGCCACGCACGGCGCATGCGCTGGTGGTGCTCAACGGGAAGTTCTACGGCTTCTACGTGGTGCGCGAGGCCTACGACAAACGCGCCCTGCGCGGGATGTTCGGCAACGGCAGCGGCAACCTCTACGAGGGGCCCTGCTGCGTGGACTTCGCCGCTCCGCTGGGGAGCCCCGCCCTGCTGGACCTCAAGGACGAGCAGGAGGAAGGACGCACGCGCGAGGACCTGCGGGCACTGGCCGCCATCGTCGAGACAGCTCCAGACGACACGTTGGAGCAGAAGCTGGAGGCGGTGCTCGACGTGGACGCCTTCCTCACCGGCTACGCACTGGAGGTGGCGCTGGCGCACTGGGATGGTTACGCCCTCAACCTCAACAACTATTACGTCTACCACCGGCCGAGGGATGGGCGGTTCGTGTTCCTGCCGCACGGGATGGACCAGCTGATGGATCGGCCGGACCTCGATCCCTTCCAGGTCCCCCGCTCCCGTCTGGCCCAGCGGGTGCGGGAGCATCCGTCCCTGAATGCGCGCTTCCTCGCGCGGCTGAGCACGGTGCTCCGCGAGGTCTGGAGTGATGCGGCGATGCAGGCCCGTGCCGATGCGGTGCACGCCGTCATCACGTCCGCGCCACGTGACGACCCACGAGTCCGTGTGGAGCTGGAGGACTTCCAGGCGCGCTTTCCTCTCCAGCTCGAGCTGTTCCGCGGCCGCCGCGTCCTCCTCGAAGGGCTCCTGCCACCCTCCGAGCCGTGA